In the genome of Salmo trutta chromosome 39, fSalTru1.1, whole genome shotgun sequence, the window CTGTGTGCAGCTCCAGGGCTTACCCTTTTCCTATTGCACAGATCATGTACACTATTTCCCTCACACAATTCACGACACAAAACACCTAaggaaaaaaaaatgaaataaactaGGCTGAGACAGATTGATTTTAAAGGGTATGTAGTCTACGTTTTACTCTGGAATAGACTACACTGAACAGTTGGAGACGTGATGCTGCCTGCACTCTGCGGTGAGGACAATTCACGGTGGAGTCTGGCAACAACTGAATCCCCCACATCATAACCTCTTCTGAAACAGCAATTATATGCTGATATCGCTAATGACGCCTGCTTGGAGAACTGAACAACTCCAGGCTCGTTTGACAGCTGGTTATCTACCTGACTGTGTTTTCTCCCTGGTTCAATGTGCTGCAGGTGAGCATTTGAGCTCATTAGAGTACCTTTTAATTAGTGGCACAATGAGCagatcattttagagaatttgagaggagaggtggggggggtagagatggagggagagagagagggagagagagagagaaaggggttaaagatggggagagagagagagggggggggaggggagaggataaACCGGAGGCTTAAAAACTAAACCACAAGTGGCTTATCTATTTACCTGGAAACCAGGCTTTCGCTGGTATTTTCTCCTCTGCTGCATCTCAGCAAAGGTAGCTGCTCCTGTTGCATAAGTGTAGGCCATGTGTGGTAGGAAGCTCATCTGATCCAGCCCTGGGTATGGCCTCAGCCCAGGCATGCTGGCCTGCATTGGAGACATGAAGGTGGCAGGTGGGAACGCGGTCTGTTGCGGAAGCGACGTGTACATCGGTTTGGCACCGAAGGGGTTCATCCCGAACAAGGGACTGGTGCTTTTGTTGAAGTCTCCATTGAGGTGGTTCTGGCCTCTGGCTTCAAACTCCTTCTTGAGATAGGCCAGGTTAAGTGGCTCTTCGAAGTGTTCTCGTGGGGAGGGAACACTGGAGTGGTCATGGTGGTTCGTACTGTTTAGTTTAGGTCTGCTCTTCACAGTCATGGCGTGTTTGGGCTCCTTCATGAGCTTTGGCAGTGACAGGTCCAGTGGTTGTTCAGACAGGTTCATGTTGAGATTCAGGTCCTCAGACATCAGGCTGTTTGGAGTATATGAGCTACTCTGGGAGTTTTTGGAAGATGTGGAGGAAAGGTTCAAAGGAGACGGTGTGCTGCTCCTTGAGAGGTGGTCCAATTTGGAGTGGTCACCCATGTGTTTGGTGTGTCCACTGAACGTGTTGGCTTTCATGAGTCTGAGTTGGTTCTCACAGTTGTTGACGTTGTTATGGAGCTCTGCAATGGAGGGGGACATGATATGGTGGTCACGGTTGCGGTCACGGTCATTAGCCTTGATCAGGGATACTGGGGATCTAGCTGCCATTGAGTCTTTAGTGGGAGCGTGGTTATGGTTGTTTGAGGCTAGAACTATATCTGCATGGTTGTTTCGTTGTTGTTCTAGTGGTGGAGTTCTTGGGGTGCTGTACTGGTAGACTTTCCTCTGCTCGAACCACTCTTTGACGAATTCCTGAGGAAGGCCGACCGCTATGGAGATCTTCAGTAGTTCCTCTGAATTGGGCTCCATGTTCATAGCGAAGTAGGCCTTGAGCACTGACATGTGGTCCTTGTACGGGTTGATGGGGCTTTTCTCAGACAGCATGGACGAGAGCAGGAGGGCATGCTTCTCAGTAAACATCCCCTGTTTTGTGGGCATAAGGTTCTCGCTAGTCTGGAGAACTGTCTTGATCTCCTCATTCATTTTACACAGGTAACGTTCATGCTGATGCAAGGGAATTGGACCTGGGAAGGCTTCTTTGCAGTATTGGCAAGAAAAGGGTGTAAACATAATGTTGTTCTCATGCATCTTATCCTCTGTACCTAAATCTAGCATGTGGTTGGATTTCTCACGTTTGATAGTGCTAATTTGTCTCTTTGAGTCCGTGGTCAAGCTCTGGAGACAAGCTTTGGCTTcgttcactttttctaatgtgtAGTCGATGATGCTTTTAGTGGCACCGTTATGGCTGACGACTGGAAGACCAACCTGGTGACCCCCCTGTGACGCCAGTCCCTGTTTCTGCTCCTCGATCTGGTTCCCAAGCTCCTTCATGTAAGCCTTGAGCCTGGAGATCTCCTCCGGTTTGCAGTCCATCTTCTGCCTGCACACAGTGTTGTCCACGATCTGGAGCACCTTCTGGACCTCGCTCAGGTTGTTGCTCAGGGACGGGTAACCAAGGAGCTGTTGTTCGATCCCCACCCCCAGGTGCTGCATGGGGCTCTGGGCTGAGCAGTGGATCCCTAGCGGGCTGCTATTTCCCCCCATCCCTCCGTTCATGAAGGGCCCAGGTGCGCCGAAGCCATGGGAGGCCATCATGAGTTTGTAGTCGTTGAAGTCTAGTGGTTCTGTTTTGATGTTCAGGTGGTGGTTGTTCTGGTCCTGGTGGTGGCCCAGGGGCTTGCCGTTTCCGTTCTCTAGCTTGTGTCTCAGCTGGGTGATGGCGGTGTTAGTGGGGGAGGACGAGGCTGATGTAGGGGAAGAGCCTGTCTTCATGTTGTTGCGCATCCTCCCGTTGACTGCTATAAGGCCGATGCACTTCTTGCTGCTGATGTGAGAGCTGTAGGAGCCTGAGTGGGAGAAGCGCTTCTTGCAGTTCGGGCATTCGTATGGCTTCTCACCTGAAAGAGACAACGTATACTTTTAAAAAGATCTGCCATGAACACATTTAGAATGGCATAATGAACGCACATATTCTCAATTATTAATTACAAGTGGGCTAAGGGAAAATGTATCAACAATGAACACCTTTAATGAATGCCAAATTAAAGTGTAAACACTGAACTGCTCAATTGTGAGATTGGCAGATAGAAGGAAACAAAGTAGCTCAAGTCATCCATTGgaacagtgggagagagaaaagaaaaaggCAATCGATTTTTGtacaccctgtgaagttcaccgCAGTCTTAAATCAAGGTTATGCTTATTCAAAGAGGAGTGCACAGGCCCCCttgctacccaccactgtgaaTCCGCAGGTGTTCCTTCAGATGGTGCTTGTATTTGAAGGCCTTGCCACATTCTGTGCATTTGAACTTGCGgttgccagctccctggttcagCAGTTGGTGCTATAGAGAAAGAAGCAGGTATTGACATGAGTTCTGCTAACAACATTACAGGGGAAAAAGAGTTCACTAAATAATCACAATCAGCCCTCGGTGCAATCGACCGACAAGCCAAATGTCTCGCGTTGCTACACAGCCCATCTTGCCTCTTTCTACTTCCAACTCCAATGAGAGAGTACAAGAGTGGCGCTGATAACAGAGGGAATCACATACCTTTTCATTTCCTGGCTCTCGAGCCCAGGAAGCATGCCTTTAGAATTTGGCagccaataaaataaaataaatgaaagggGCTCTTTTTTAATATAGTTTCCCCCTCATTAGAGACAAGCAATCTAATCTTATTCATTTGGGGTAATCACTCAAAAGATATTCTGACTATTTCACAAGAAGTCCTTCCCTGTATTTCACATACCTACATACAACAGTAATTATACATGAAGAAACATTACATTTCCATAAATGTTGAAATGTCTTAATTGGAACAGATTCCCACTAATCATTTGAATCCTCAAACGTCTCTTTAATAATCTTAGACTATGCTGGATAGGATGGGCCTAGGCCTTGATTCTCTGTTCAAAGGTAAACATCAGTTGCAGCCCCTCCAATTTGCAATTCAAACAGGGGGAGGCCTCTGCCTGTTTAAAAATCCaaatataatagtaataacaacaacaataacagtgTACGTGTAAATGGGGGGCATACCAGGCGTGCACAATTAATTCTGAGTGGGAGGTGAACATGTTAAATGCTTAGGCAATACAAAAGATCTCTCAGCAGCACTCGCTACGCAGGCAGGCATAGCAGAAAGAAGCAGCCAGCGTCCTGATCCAGCCTGACAACTGCTGGGGTGTGCTGACTCTACCCACATTCCTGGGGAGACAGATGGCGTAAGGGAGGACACAGGGAGGATTGTTCAAACGGCAGCAACCTTCAAAGATCGAGCAGGAGTGGGTCTGTCTGTCGGTGGGGCCGCCAAGCGCCAGTCAGGGACCCCACCGCTCGTATGTTGCTGAGTTGCATAAACAAACAGCAACAGCTGCTTTGGCTCCCGCTGCTTCCCTCTGAGGACCGCAGTAAACTTTAGTTGTGCCAATAAGATAAAATCATTCTCTAACCCTAATTGTCAATGGCACCAACACCGgcaaatgtgttttttggggaGGGGGACTTGCTATCCTACATGACTCAGGGAAGGTTAGGGATGGGATGTTGGATGTTGTTGTCGGGGCGCATGGGCTGGGTATTCAAATATTATTGGCTCGTATTAATGACACATTTTCTCTTGATTGGTTAATTGGACAAGGAGAGTTATAGGTTATTTTAGAATTTTGTATGGTGTTTATGGCGAGGGCATCTTTTCCTAGGTAGAGACAGCTCTCACAGGACATTGGATTGGGACTTGCCTGTAAGCGATGCCACAATGATTCACTAACTTCACAACATATTTTactttctttcttctttcttttttACCCCAAGAGGACTTAACTTGTCACTACCGGTTTTGTTCAGATTCACTTATTTTTAAACATGGTTGGCAAGCAAATGTAACGTCTATGAATAGAAGGTGTTTTTTCTTCCACACAGGGAGTTGGATGTGATGCATGGAAATTGCCAACAAATTCCCAGGTtagtttatataaaaaaaaatacattgagaGTGAGTGAGACTCAATAATAAGTGTACATGTTGATTCTGTTTACGCAATGTAAGGTAAATGGTGGAATGTATGACATAGTACTGCATAAAGGAAACGCTTGATTTTAAAGAACATAAAATCTACTAGTTGAAGTGAAATTGAGGAGCAGATAAAATGTCTCAATTGGAAATTAACATAATCATTCGATCGTGAACATAAGACGGCAAAATCATATCAGACGGGGCCATCAAAAAACCATTTAGGGCCTCAATTAAAGTTATTACCATTAAAAGATCTGCATCTTCAAAATGTCGTGAAAAATTAATAATGACTGCCAATCAAAATTATATAATTTCCTCCAAGGGATCATAGCACATTAGAAATGAAGTGATAGGGGCATATGATCCTGAAAGTGATTGAAAAGTGTAACCCCCCCAAAACAAACGAGGGCATATGATCCTCACCTGATCTCTGCCGGGCTTGTGCGTGGCCATATGTCGCTCAAGCTGAGTGCGGTAAGCAAACGTGTAGTTACACAGGGGGCAGGCAAAGTTCTCCTCGTTCTTCTCGTGGCGGTACTTGATGTGCTCCTTGAGCGATGTCAAGCGCTTGTAACCCCGGTCGCAGTAGGGGCAGGTCAACAGTTGGGCGAAAGCATCTGGAGTTCCAGGTGGCAGGTCTGGGTAGGGGAGacggggggggagagaaaggaagggggGTTGGGGAGAGAAAGCGGTCCAAAAGGTCAGCAAATCAATGGCAGCTAATGGGCGTACTGCCCGGAATGGTATGGGAGGTATCACTGCAATCTGCTCTACAGAGTACCATCGTCTCAGGCTGGCATCCAtgccctgacacacacatacacatacatgcacacgcacacacacacacacacacagactctgccCCCTCCTTTTTTTATATCACATACTAAGACGTGAAAATTCACACGTACTAATTTGAATGAGCTTTTAACTGACCTATACACTTGAGAATGTGTTGTATAACATACTTTTATCTTAAGCAATTGTGTTTTATCTTTGACTTTTGATTTAAGACACAAACTAAACATGATATCTAACTCTTACACTGATATTTTACAAATGTCAGTCTGAAATAAAGCACCTTGACCTGGTTTTTAAGAACACTACCTTCACCCACCCTCCCCCCTCGTCCTTCCTTGCTCCCCTTAACCATAGTCCCCTCGCCTAATTGCTTTCAAGTGGCTTATTTAATACCATTTTTTTCCCCACACTTTCATAATTTCTGAAGTACGTATCATAAATCCATTCTAATTCAATCCCTGTTCCCCCGGGGTCTGAGAGGTGTACTATCTTATTTCAGACCTCTGGCAGCTGCTGCTGCTTAAAGACTGAAGGACCGAAGGTAAACACAGAGGCATCCAGTGAAGAATCTGTGAGACCAACAGCTGCCCATGTCACTGAGCCACAGACACCGAAGAAGAGTCCAGCCACACCACTGCTGCTCTGTTCTCTTCTGGGGACGTTATGTAGCAAGAGTctcaaagtaggagtgctgatccaggatcagctcCCCCCTGTCcgtgtaatcttattcattgtgatctaaacggcaatactgatcctagatcagcactcctactctaaacCGCTTCAAACATATGGCCCTAGCTCACCCCTGTCcgtgtaatcttattcattgtgatctaaaaggcaaaactgatcctaaatcagcactcctactctaaaaCGCTTCATACATACAGCCCCTGTCCCTGGTTCTGTTCTTGCCCTCCCTGGCTGGTCTATGGATTCTTACCATTTTCCTCCTGGCCGTTTGTTTCCGACGCTTCGGGCGTGCCCAGACGGGACAGCTCCTCTCCCTCGGGTGCTTCTGGGTAAATGATGGCAGTGTCGCCCCGCTGCAGGTACTCAGCGATGCTGACCACGTGGCTGTGGCTCTCGCTCAGGCTTTCCTCCTGGAGCTTGCTACGCTTAGCGAAGAACTCCTCAAACTCGGAAGTGCAATCAACAACATTCTTAACTGAAAAGAAGAAGAGAacgagagaaggaggagggagagagagaaagagagagagagagatgggtttcaAAAAAATTCCCCAAGAGAAATGTGTGTTACAGCAAAACAGGGAACATGTCAGGTCTAAATGTGATGAAGGAACGCCACAACAGACATTAAGAATACATCTGAATTACTGTTTTATCTTGTCACACAACAGCCTCTAAAACAAGAAATATGAGTTGAAGGACCACCTTAAATGATGGGGAAAGTATTTTAGATAAACATACTGCATCTACTTGAAACATATtaccagttacacaataaatgtggGGAATACAATTTAAACTGGTCAAATGACTTCTAATTTTCCGTATCAtacttgaaatgaaaataattTGTATTTTACAATTTTGAATCTTTGAGATTATCGAAAGACATCCATCTATTTAATCAAGCCTCAGTGTTTAAGCCTCTCGattaacattttatttacacattGGGTAGCAACAGTACAAACAAATTCCCTGTGTATTGACTTCCACACAAGGGGTCAATAAAAGGGCTCTGGTTAGTTGATTGGCTGCGGAACAGATTACTGAGGACAAACCACAATGTTGCACAAAAAAAGCTTTAACCATAGTCAAGAAAATACTTTTTAAAGCCGCCTTTCTGAAATTGCTGAAGTCACACATTATGTGTTTTCTCATATTATCCAGTCCCTTCTCTTTGGGGAATCCCAAAGCTGCAGAGTAGAGATAGCTGTGGCTCCAATAGCAAACAAAGCCAATCAAAATCTGCAACCTTCATTAGTCAACAGAAGATGATAGACCCTCAAAGGTTCACGTTCATTCAAAGCTATACTATACAGCATTCCAAAAATGTGAGGCAAGTCTATATTCTGTTACCCCCTATCATATCACTGTTATAACACTTGTCACATATCACATTGTTGTGCTAAATGTTACGGGAAGTCACACAAACTGTTTTATTTGACTGGATTTAGATAGTTACTTATTTAATTAGACATTTCCAAGCCAAGGTACATTTTTATATTGTGATTTGTTTGGCAGTGATTATTTTATGGGCCCAATTTGTGAAAGGTCAAGGTAGTGGATTTGGTTGTCAAAAGTGGCATGAAAATGTCATTGGTGCCAAAGGATCTTTTATTAAATCGTATGAAACAACTGTTAACTAGGCAGCTCAATTTCCTGCATTCTCATTAGGACTTTGTGGGAACAATTTGAGAATCATCTAATGGAATTTAGAGACAAAACTGTGAGGATGCTTGAACTCTCGACGCTGGATTCACAACTCACCGTTAAACAAATATGTATCTTAAGgattaaaaatacattaaaaagatCAAATATAGACTCATTTGATTTTGCAAATGAAATGCAATTTAGGAAGTCGCTGTATTGCCAACAAGCTACAAGCTCAACCTCGTAGCGACTCCTTTGAAATGTCCCTTCTAAAATAAGAGGGGCTACTTTCTTCTCTGTAATAGAGGAAATCACCTGGATAAAAGAGTGCTTACAATTTTCATTTCTTAAATGAAATCACATGTAATCCAGTGGTGGGTTTTGTGTTCCAATGCAGTGCCACTACATTGTTTCCACGACCTTAATGTCCTGAATGGAAACATTCGCGATGTCTAAAGTTCCACACACAAAAAAGTCACCACACATGCACAGGACCGCGTGTGCAGGAATGCGTGTGCatgcacgcacgctcacacatgtgtgcgctcacacacacacatagacaaaatcaaaaaaatatataaataaattaaaagaAGAATAGAAGATTCCTAAGGAAGGATTCCCTTTATGTGGTGAGTGTTTACTCAAACGGTGCCGAGGCCAGTTGTCAGCAGCGGTCAGGATGATATCATGGAGGGAAAACTTAATGCCCAAGAGACTTGTGGGTGGAAATCAGCTTTGTTTACTTAATTAAAAATGGCAGGTAGGATTTGGTTCCACAGTTTTGTGTAGAAAGGACCATGCAGGGACACTAATGCTCTACacggacacagagacacacagccacccacaCAAGGATTGGAAGGGTGGTTGGTCTCGGCCTCGTCTTTCAAcacaatacagatgtaggatcttcatttgagccagtttgctacagcaggaaaataatcctgcagcgacaggaaatgtgaattattatgtggattataattacaTGGATTACAATACATTTTGGTCCAGGACTATGCTTAATttgtgtccgggaaaccggccctacaagttttacatttccttcattgcaggaaagttattctacaacagggtgatcaaattaagatcctacatctgtacatcaaATCTCCTCACAATGGATTAAATCAACTCACCTGTACCGTTTCCAACTGTCTGAAGAGTGGCGTCAGGCCCCAAAGTGTCATA includes:
- the LOC115179757 gene encoding zinc finger E-box-binding homeobox 2-like isoform X2; this encodes MKHEIMADGPRCKRRKQANPRRKNAALNYENVMDTGSETEDEDKLLVSEEDGLLNGVGSPASLNHHDAGSPRVGHTLMTKEDEDDDMRDSGVDHVWHDNDMLHASVDGTDEMKDDYDTLGPDATLQTVGNGTVKNVVDCTSEFEEFFAKRSKLQEESLSESHSHVVSIAEYLQRGDTAIIYPEAPEGEELSRLGTPEASETNGQEENDLPPGTPDAFAQLLTCPYCDRGYKRLTSLKEHIKYRHEKNEENFACPLCNYTFAYRTQLERHMATHKPGRDQHQLLNQGAGNRKFKCTECGKAFKYKHHLKEHLRIHSGEKPYECPNCKKRFSHSGSYSSHISSKKCIGLIAVNGRMRNNMKTGSSPTSASSSPTNTAITQLRHKLENGNGKPLGHHQDQNNHHLNIKTEPLDFNDYKLMMASHGFGAPGPFMNGGMGGNSSPLGIHCSAQSPMQHLGVGIEQQLLGYPSLSNNLSEVQKVLQIVDNTVCRQKMDCKPEEISRLKAYMKELGNQIEEQKQGLASQGGHQVGLPVVSHNGATKSIIDYTLEKVNEAKACLQSLTTDSKRQISTIKREKSNHMLDLGTEDKMHENNIMFTPFSCQYCKEAFPGPIPLHQHERYLCKMNEEIKTVLQTSENLMPTKQGMFTEKHALLLSSMLSEKSPINPYKDHMSVLKAYFAMNMEPNSEELLKISIAVGLPQEFVKEWFEQRKVYQYSTPRTPPLEQQRNNHADIVLASNNHNHAPTKDSMAARSPVSLIKANDRDRNRDHHIMSPSIAELHNNVNNCENQLRLMKANTFSGHTKHMGDHSKLDHLSRSSTPSPLNLSSTSSKNSQSSSYTPNSLMSEDLNLNMNLSEQPLDLSLPKLMKEPKHAMTVKSRPKLNSTNHHDHSSVPSPREHFEEPLNLAYLKKEFEARGQNHLNGDFNKSTSPLFGMNPFGAKPMYTSLPQQTAFPPATFMSPMQASMPGLRPYPGLDQMSFLPHMAYTYATGAATFAEMQQRRKYQRKPGFQGELLDGTADYMSGLDDMTDSDSCLSRKKIKKTESGMYACDLCDKTFQKSSSLLRHKYEHTGKRPHQCQICKKAFKHKHHLIEHSRLHSGEKPYQCDKCGKRFSHSGSYSQHMNHRYSYCKREAEEREAAEREAREKGHLEPTELLLSRAYLQGMTPQGYPDLEDREGILREGGMNGGMRDRQKEVEGTYAKIGRREEDFEEEEEESENKSMDTDPDTLRDEEENGEHSMDDSSLDGKTETKSDHEDNMEDGM